The sequence ATATCCAATCCGCTTGTTCTGAGTCCGTCCGGCATCATTGTTGCTTCACTCTTCAAGTCTACTGCAAAGGATACGGGGTTTGTGCGGAACCAAGTCCACGAACGCTGATACCGGATTTTACTACTCATAAGCATGTGAGTCAAGTCGCATTGATCCCGAGATAAGTTACCTCTGATTAAGTCCCGAATCATGCGATAATAATGGCAGACTACTTCAAGGAGACCTGCCGTGATAAATGGACCCACATTTGCCAGCCTGGCCTATGACAATAAGAAGAAGAGGACTCGCCGGGAGAAGTTCCTGGAAGAGATGGATCGGGTGATTCCTTGGGATGAGTTATTGAAGATCGTTCGGAAGCGCTATCCGAAGAAAGGGAATGGTCGCCAGCCGATGCCATTGGAGCGGATGC comes from Dehalococcoidia bacterium and encodes:
- a CDS encoding IS5/IS1182 family transposase → MNGPTFASLAYDNKKKRTRREKFLEEMDRVIPWDELLKIVRKRYPKKGNGRQPMPLERM